The Gordonia sp. KTR9 genome contains a region encoding:
- a CDS encoding AzlC family ABC transporter permease — MRSAWRTLDTATLRAVVVMSLSVLVIGTSYGVAAHGAGLALWQIVLVATVVLAGSSEFVFVGILAAGGVPILAALAGLLVNTRNFGYGLAVGKHLRGTPEILLGAHLINDETAALATAESDPRRARAAFLLCGLGVLVAWPAGAALGATLGGVVADPGKLGLDAAFPALLAALAIPALRDGATWAAVTVGAAVAVASTPFLPAGLPIIGALGGFAALETVRRSREASLRAPETACTGTDAAEEGASARDMLGHNNVRSRR; from the coding sequence ATGCGTTCGGCTTGGAGAACACTCGACACGGCGACCCTGCGCGCCGTCGTGGTGATGTCTCTGTCGGTCCTCGTCATCGGCACGTCGTACGGGGTGGCTGCGCACGGCGCGGGTCTTGCTCTCTGGCAGATCGTGCTGGTCGCCACGGTGGTGCTCGCCGGGTCGTCGGAGTTCGTCTTCGTCGGCATCCTGGCCGCCGGCGGGGTGCCGATCCTGGCGGCGCTGGCGGGCTTGCTGGTCAACACCCGCAACTTCGGATACGGCCTCGCCGTCGGAAAGCACCTGCGCGGCACCCCCGAGATCCTCCTGGGCGCCCACCTCATCAACGACGAGACGGCCGCACTGGCGACCGCCGAATCCGACCCGCGTCGTGCACGCGCCGCCTTCCTGTTGTGCGGACTGGGGGTTCTCGTCGCGTGGCCGGCCGGTGCGGCCTTGGGCGCCACCCTCGGCGGCGTGGTGGCCGATCCGGGGAAGCTCGGCCTCGACGCCGCGTTCCCCGCCCTGCTCGCCGCACTGGCCATCCCGGCCCTTCGCGACGGCGCGACCTGGGCGGCGGTGACCGTCGGCGCCGCGGTGGCCGTGGCGTCGACGCCTTTTCTTCCCGCAGGATTGCCGATCATCGGTGCGCTCGGAGGGTTCGCCGCCCTGGAGACAGTCCGCCGGTCTCGCGAAGCGTCTCTGCGCGCACCGGAAACCGCCTGCACGGGAACCGACGCCGCCGAGGAAGGCGCCTCGGCCCGGGACATGCTCGGGCACAACAATGTTCGGAGTAGGCGATGA
- a CDS encoding esterase/lipase family protein: MRSPRILWGLVVAVIGVLVVSVAPARADTLPVTYNFLAGIPNELTDPGGSLPGSNDWDCRPSARHPNPVILVHGTGGSQQTNWGTYVPLLKNEGYCVFALTYGAVTGAPWPISAIGGMGEMTRSAAQFGAFVDRVRRATGATQVDIVGHSQGTVVPAYYAKYLGGRNAIDNYVSLAPAWRGSGVGGNDVIMPIVRSLGLRPEQVPFCQACAQLDPGAQVLRKIAAGGFYLPSIRYTNIATRYDELVVPYTLGLPPGGPNVRNIVVQDGCSADYTEHAGIAGSRRAAFFVLNALDPENPRPVPCDRAAPITGSPF, from the coding sequence ATGAGATCGCCGAGGATCCTGTGGGGCCTGGTCGTCGCCGTCATCGGGGTGCTGGTGGTGTCCGTGGCACCGGCCCGTGCCGACACGCTGCCGGTCACGTACAACTTCCTGGCCGGCATCCCGAATGAACTGACCGACCCGGGCGGCTCGTTACCCGGCTCGAATGACTGGGACTGCCGGCCGTCCGCACGCCATCCCAATCCGGTCATCCTGGTCCACGGGACGGGCGGGTCGCAGCAGACCAACTGGGGAACCTATGTCCCCCTGCTGAAGAACGAGGGCTACTGCGTGTTCGCGCTGACCTATGGTGCGGTCACAGGTGCGCCGTGGCCGATCAGCGCGATCGGCGGTATGGGCGAGATGACGCGGAGTGCTGCCCAGTTCGGTGCCTTCGTGGACAGAGTTCGCCGGGCCACCGGGGCGACCCAGGTCGACATCGTGGGCCACTCCCAGGGCACCGTGGTGCCCGCGTACTACGCGAAGTACCTCGGCGGACGGAATGCCATCGACAACTACGTGTCGCTGGCGCCGGCGTGGCGGGGTTCCGGCGTCGGCGGAAACGACGTGATCATGCCGATCGTCCGGTCCCTCGGACTACGGCCCGAGCAGGTGCCGTTCTGCCAGGCATGTGCCCAGCTGGACCCCGGTGCCCAGGTGCTGCGCAAGATCGCCGCCGGTGGCTTCTACCTGCCGTCGATCCGGTACACCAACATCGCCACGCGGTACGACGAGCTCGTCGTGCCATACACTCTCGGGTTGCCGCCGGGCGGGCCGAACGTGCGCAACATCGTTGTGCAGGACGGGTGTTCGGCCGACTACACCGAGCACGCGGGGATCGCGGGGTCGCGCCGCGCGGCATTCTTCGTACTCAACGCGCTCGACCCGGAGAATCCGCGACCGGTTCCGTGTGATCGTGCCGCACCCATCACCGGGAGTCCGTTCTGA
- a CDS encoding helix-turn-helix domain-containing protein: MNEARSVNPKELVAASLKRERTRAGLSLTELARRAGIGKSTLSQLESGEGNPSVETLWALSTALGVQFSALLDSPTPTVEVIRFGEGPVIPAADADYSATLLSTAAPGSRRDLYVIRAEPGKPRVSAPHARGMIEHVVISCGRARLGPTAAAQVLSAGDYISYPGDVEHVFDALEPGTVAVMLNEAF; this comes from the coding sequence ATGAACGAAGCACGATCGGTGAACCCGAAAGAACTCGTCGCCGCGTCGTTGAAACGGGAACGCACACGGGCCGGCCTGTCCCTGACCGAACTCGCGCGTCGTGCCGGCATCGGGAAGTCGACGCTGTCCCAGCTCGAATCGGGGGAGGGGAACCCGAGCGTGGAGACGCTGTGGGCCCTCTCGACGGCGTTGGGGGTGCAGTTCTCGGCGCTGCTGGACTCGCCGACGCCGACCGTCGAGGTCATCCGTTTCGGCGAGGGGCCGGTGATCCCGGCCGCGGATGCCGACTACTCGGCCACACTGCTGTCCACCGCGGCGCCGGGATCGAGGCGCGACTTGTACGTCATCCGGGCGGAGCCGGGCAAACCCAGGGTGTCGGCACCGCACGCGCGTGGAATGATCGAGCACGTCGTGATCAGTTGCGGCCGTGCGCGTCTCGGCCCCACCGCCGCCGCCCAGGTTCTATCGGCCGGCGACTACATCTCTTACCCCGGCGACGTCGAGCACGTCTTCGACGCACTCGAACCCGGCACCGTCGCGGTCATGCTGAACGAGGCGTTCTGA
- a CDS encoding DUF6941 family protein, with protein MLLTGLLIAEHAETVNKKINIYGGILDTWGIHPESMTGQFELIMLLQASIEDEGRDYELSIEIIDPDGEVLGRSDQTITADLGDGENRGLHQTIRTTFRRPGRHVFIVTADGTTATVPLTIHIDPTVSP; from the coding sequence ATGCTGCTAACTGGCCTGCTGATTGCTGAACATGCCGAAACGGTCAACAAGAAGATCAACATCTATGGCGGAATCCTGGACACATGGGGCATCCACCCCGAGTCGATGACCGGCCAGTTTGAGCTCATCATGCTGCTGCAGGCGTCCATCGAGGATGAGGGCCGCGATTACGAGTTGAGCATCGAGATCATCGATCCCGACGGTGAAGTCTTGGGTCGGAGCGACCAGACGATCACGGCGGACCTCGGCGACGGGGAAAACCGCGGCCTGCATCAGACGATTCGTACAACGTTCCGCAGGCCCGGGCGCCACGTCTTCATCGTCACTGCGGATGGCACCACCGCCACAGTTCCGCTGACCATTCACATCGACCCGACGGTCTCTCCGTAG
- a CDS encoding AzlD domain-containing protein gives MNAGISLAVGITLLAVGTYAMRAAGPVLRNRISVSEATEKLMDRATVVLLVAVALTGTFFIDHDFAGWARPAGVTVGVIAALLKAPLAVVVILAAATAAGLRALGVA, from the coding sequence ATGAACGCCGGGATCTCGCTGGCCGTCGGCATCACGCTGCTCGCGGTCGGCACCTACGCGATGCGCGCGGCCGGACCTGTTCTGCGGAACCGGATCTCGGTGTCGGAGGCGACCGAGAAGCTGATGGACCGGGCGACGGTCGTCCTGCTCGTCGCCGTCGCGCTGACCGGTACGTTCTTCATCGACCACGACTTCGCCGGATGGGCGCGGCCCGCGGGCGTGACGGTCGGGGTGATCGCGGCGCTGCTGAAAGCGCCCCTCGCCGTCGTGGTCATCCTCGCCGCCGCCACCGCGGCGGGATTGCGAGCACTCGGCGTCGCCTGA
- a CDS encoding abortive infection system antitoxin AbiGi family protein, whose translation MTSIEQMLHRRNDLSTFLVHFVRDIPPQQTSEQALWSILTNGRIEARNAYGLAARHADPDVVATQRVVCFTETPLEHSWTMTQELAEDRAMKFAPYGLAFTKTFARRNECNPVWYVNHTPGYDWPTNALNAAIATESRPLNDPRSIYRVTPFVEQMGTWTTSRKEFWWEREWRRVGDLNFDATHVVAVLAPAARHSDFRAWIDGVPAFSVRASPLPLLDPNWGLERMIAALSGVSPGDIGPFP comes from the coding sequence ATGACATCGATCGAGCAAATGCTCCACCGACGGAATGACTTGAGTACCTTTCTCGTGCACTTCGTTCGGGACATCCCGCCCCAGCAAACTTCGGAACAAGCGCTGTGGTCGATCCTAACGAACGGCCGAATCGAGGCGAGGAACGCGTATGGCCTGGCAGCGCGACATGCTGATCCGGACGTCGTTGCGACGCAGCGCGTGGTCTGCTTCACCGAAACCCCACTTGAGCACTCGTGGACCATGACGCAGGAACTCGCGGAAGATCGCGCGATGAAATTTGCTCCGTATGGACTAGCTTTCACCAAGACGTTTGCCCGACGCAATGAATGTAATCCAGTCTGGTACGTCAACCACACACCCGGATACGACTGGCCCACGAACGCGCTTAACGCTGCGATCGCTACAGAATCGCGACCACTGAACGACCCTCGATCGATCTATCGCGTGACACCGTTCGTTGAACAGATGGGTACGTGGACAACGAGCCGCAAGGAGTTTTGGTGGGAGCGGGAGTGGCGTCGAGTAGGCGACCTCAACTTTGATGCGACTCATGTTGTCGCAGTGCTCGCGCCAGCAGCGAGGCACAGCGATTTCAGGGCGTGGATCGATGGAGTCCCCGCATTCTCGGTCCGCGCCTCACCTCTGCCACTCCTGGATCCAAATTGGGGTCTAGAACGCATGATCGCGGCCTTGTCGGGCGTGAGCCCTGGCGACATTGGGCCCTTCCCGTAG
- a CDS encoding EamA family transporter — translation MTAANTAVSRPALGITLALISSACFGISGVLARAMIEAGWSAGATVTVRIALGGLVLAVPGLLAFRDRRQPIPDRPSRRSWAVLVSYGLLAVAGCQLAYFYAVTYLQVGVALLIEYTAPVAVLVWMWLRHGQRPGRVTVLGAALAIGGLALVLDLTGDVPISAVGVLWALAAMVGAAAYFVISADDRTGWPPLSLAAGGLLIGALALVGAGLTGLLPMSTTTVPVRVGELEVAWWVPLVLLGVVSAAMAYGFGIAGGRLLGARVMSFVALSEVLFAVVFAWLVLDELPAPIQLAGGLLIVLGVICVRLGEAVPARSRE, via the coding sequence GTGACCGCCGCGAACACCGCCGTCTCGCGACCCGCCCTCGGTATCACGCTCGCCCTGATCTCGTCGGCGTGCTTCGGTATCTCCGGCGTGCTGGCCCGGGCCATGATCGAGGCCGGCTGGTCGGCCGGCGCGACCGTCACGGTTCGCATCGCGCTCGGTGGTCTGGTGCTGGCCGTACCCGGCCTGCTCGCCTTCCGCGACCGTCGACAGCCCATCCCCGACCGGCCCAGCCGCCGGTCGTGGGCGGTGCTCGTCAGCTACGGGCTCCTCGCGGTGGCGGGCTGTCAGCTCGCCTACTTCTATGCGGTGACCTACCTGCAGGTCGGCGTCGCGTTGCTCATCGAGTACACCGCACCGGTCGCGGTGCTGGTGTGGATGTGGTTGCGGCACGGTCAGCGTCCGGGACGTGTCACCGTCCTCGGCGCGGCGCTCGCCATCGGTGGACTGGCCCTCGTCCTCGACCTGACCGGGGACGTCCCGATCAGTGCTGTCGGGGTGCTGTGGGCGCTCGCGGCGATGGTGGGGGCAGCGGCCTACTTCGTGATCTCGGCCGATGACCGCACGGGCTGGCCCCCGCTCAGCCTCGCCGCCGGCGGCCTGCTGATCGGGGCGCTGGCCCTGGTCGGCGCCGGACTGACCGGGCTCCTGCCGATGAGCACGACGACCGTTCCGGTTCGCGTCGGTGAGCTCGAGGTGGCCTGGTGGGTGCCGCTGGTCTTGCTCGGTGTGGTCTCGGCAGCCATGGCCTACGGGTTCGGCATCGCGGGTGGCCGTCTTCTCGGCGCCCGCGTGATGTCCTTCGTCGCGCTGTCCGAGGTGCTGTTCGCGGTGGTCTTCGCCTGGCTGGTTCTCGACGAGTTGCCGGCACCGATCCAACTCGCCGGCGGCCTGCTCATCGTGCTCGGCGTCATCTGCGTCCGACTCGGCGAAGCCGTCCCGGCGCGGTCACGCGAGTGA
- a CDS encoding family 1 glycosylhydrolase gives MRVVAIAAAATLIAICGLGGVGAASASVPSLGSAFEFGVAQSGFQSEGYNLDSNWVRYGDQGRVAHRVGNAVDFTHRYAEDIARAESLGVGVYRTSVEWSRVEPSRGRDDPAGWAFYDRVIQAVVDAGMRPMITLNHWVHPGWAVDLGGWNRPQMYADLVRFAERVVDRYSWADPLWITFNEPTEYVRRELMYGGVAPRNVGLMADGIVTAHRAIYRHIHRVQPGAQVSSNMAYYPIAGVQTWLESVFPQRMRDTLDFVGVDHYYFFSVTDASVANGAAGEFWKSSQAPESIYYVLRHVAEQFPGEQIRVIENGLATDPRGRRPDGYRRADHLRDTVYWLQRARQDGIDVVSYNYWSLTDNYEWGDFDSRFGLYTVDAQRDPSLTRHPTDAVAAYREITRDSGVRSGYRPTRLPVACSLVAVPDSCTSPAIVR, from the coding sequence GTGCGTGTCGTGGCCATCGCGGCGGCCGCGACGCTCATCGCGATCTGCGGACTCGGCGGCGTCGGGGCGGCGTCGGCGAGCGTGCCGTCGCTCGGTTCTGCCTTCGAATTCGGGGTCGCCCAATCGGGTTTCCAGTCCGAAGGGTACAACCTGGACTCGAACTGGGTGCGTTATGGCGATCAGGGCCGGGTCGCCCACCGCGTCGGCAATGCCGTCGACTTCACTCATCGCTACGCCGAGGACATCGCCCGCGCCGAGAGTCTCGGGGTGGGTGTCTACCGGACCTCGGTCGAGTGGTCGCGGGTGGAGCCGTCGCGAGGCCGGGACGATCCGGCCGGCTGGGCGTTCTACGACCGGGTGATCCAGGCGGTCGTCGACGCCGGGATGCGACCCATGATCACCCTCAACCACTGGGTGCATCCGGGCTGGGCGGTCGATCTCGGCGGCTGGAACCGCCCGCAGATGTATGCCGACCTCGTGCGGTTCGCCGAGCGTGTGGTGGACCGGTACTCGTGGGCCGATCCGCTGTGGATCACCTTCAACGAACCCACCGAATACGTTCGGCGCGAACTGATGTACGGGGGAGTGGCACCACGGAACGTGGGGCTCATGGCGGACGGGATCGTGACGGCGCACCGGGCGATCTACCGTCACATCCATCGTGTCCAGCCAGGCGCCCAGGTGTCGTCGAACATGGCCTACTACCCGATCGCCGGCGTCCAGACGTGGCTCGAATCGGTGTTCCCGCAACGTATGCGGGACACCCTCGATTTCGTGGGTGTCGACCACTACTACTTCTTCTCGGTCACCGACGCTTCGGTCGCCAACGGTGCGGCGGGCGAGTTCTGGAAGAGTTCGCAGGCGCCGGAGAGCATCTACTACGTGCTTCGTCATGTGGCTGAACAGTTCCCGGGTGAGCAGATCCGGGTGATCGAGAACGGTCTGGCCACCGACCCGCGGGGTCGGCGGCCAGACGGTTATCGCCGCGCCGACCACCTGCGCGACACCGTGTACTGGCTGCAGCGCGCGCGTCAGGACGGAATCGACGTGGTGTCCTACAACTACTGGAGTCTCACCGACAACTACGAGTGGGGCGACTTCGATTCACGTTTCGGCCTGTACACCGTCGACGCGCAACGCGATCCGAGTCTGACCCGTCACCCGACCGACGCGGTCGCCGCCTACCGTGAGATCACCCGCGACAGCGGCGTGCGCAGCGGTTATCGCCCGACGCGGCTGCCGGTGGCGTGTTCGCTGGTCGCCGTGCCGGACAGCTGTACGAGCCCGGCCATCGTCCGGTGA
- a CDS encoding maleylpyruvate isomerase N-terminal domain-containing protein produces the protein MWGEEPRATGMFSRFDYIDAALTTGDRFIDLVLGVDDPDTRLADVPGWTLTDCVGHVAVAPSRFLELARGEGEWCSSAVDLPDFNAKQIANLPTRDVRQLCRRLTDDLHELVDEVSHFHAQVPKMHFDGDRLIRADAALGLLIGEFVVHAHDIARAVGARWWVEPEVVMMVIRARQHILPSWVDPVNAAGHSGTYDIRLRGCGERHVYEFTDGELQIDPPDPRRPDVHISVDPATALLAGYGRVSPGWIGLTGKGIAWGARPWLASRLAQRFLPA, from the coding sequence ATGTGGGGGGAGGAACCACGCGCGACGGGGATGTTCTCGAGGTTTGACTACATCGACGCCGCGCTCACAACCGGGGATCGCTTCATCGATCTCGTGCTCGGGGTCGACGACCCCGACACCCGGCTCGCCGATGTCCCCGGCTGGACACTGACCGATTGCGTCGGCCATGTCGCGGTGGCACCGTCGCGCTTCCTCGAACTCGCCCGCGGCGAGGGTGAATGGTGCTCGTCCGCGGTCGACCTGCCCGACTTCAACGCCAAACAGATCGCCAACCTGCCCACCCGGGACGTGCGGCAGCTGTGCCGTCGACTGACCGACGACCTGCATGAACTCGTCGACGAGGTGTCGCACTTTCACGCCCAGGTCCCCAAGATGCACTTCGACGGCGACCGCCTCATCCGGGCCGACGCCGCCCTGGGGCTGCTGATCGGCGAGTTCGTGGTGCACGCCCACGACATCGCCCGAGCGGTCGGCGCCCGCTGGTGGGTCGAGCCCGAGGTGGTCATGATGGTCATTCGTGCCCGCCAGCACATCCTGCCGAGCTGGGTCGATCCCGTGAACGCCGCCGGGCACTCCGGCACCTACGACATCCGGCTGCGCGGGTGCGGCGAACGCCACGTCTACGAGTTCACCGACGGTGAGCTGCAGATCGATCCGCCGGATCCACGCCGGCCCGACGTCCACATCAGCGTCGACCCCGCCACGGCCCTGCTCGCCGGCTACGGCCGCGTGTCACCGGGCTGGATAGGCCTCACCGGCAAGGGGATCGCCTGGGGCGCCCGCCCGTGGCTCGCCTCGCGGCTGGCCCAGCGGTTCCTGCCGGCCTGA
- a CDS encoding PH domain-containing protein, with the protein MTTTTYKGFGCEAVLDTEAGTVTLTHAGMTVAKHKKESSPWVIPLGAITEVEFKEKTVLARGWVRFILADRVGWAKNEIEDVNAFLSGKEKVGEFVEAVNAARQFVKPAAMTAQPAPSMVQRMQARGDELSAKADAFNAQRAEIRAEQSGLRPDIHEARERMFGTMGVSRELKNLESHLWGAETVSMMCAGQYGRGQGLLVLTNTRLLFVFHGIMGQTTEDFPLDKISSIQWSAGVVMGTITIFASGNKAEISNVVKADGKAIVDRVRAIMSGHVPGPSATTTTPAPTPAPTPAPAPAPAAPTPPPPPSVPADWYPDANNPALLRYWDGTQWTEHTAPRAG; encoded by the coding sequence ATGACGACGACGACCTACAAGGGTTTCGGCTGCGAAGCCGTGCTGGACACCGAAGCGGGGACTGTGACGCTCACGCATGCCGGAATGACGGTGGCGAAGCACAAGAAGGAGTCGTCGCCCTGGGTGATCCCACTCGGGGCGATCACTGAAGTCGAGTTCAAGGAGAAGACCGTCCTCGCGCGCGGATGGGTCCGCTTCATCCTCGCCGATCGCGTCGGCTGGGCGAAGAACGAAATCGAGGATGTCAACGCGTTCCTGTCCGGCAAGGAGAAGGTGGGTGAGTTCGTCGAAGCGGTGAACGCCGCGCGTCAGTTCGTGAAGCCGGCTGCGATGACGGCTCAACCCGCACCCTCGATGGTCCAGCGAATGCAGGCCCGTGGCGACGAACTCAGCGCAAAGGCGGACGCCTTCAACGCGCAGCGCGCTGAGATCCGGGCGGAACAGAGCGGCTTGCGGCCGGACATCCACGAGGCCCGCGAGCGGATGTTCGGAACCATGGGCGTCAGCCGGGAACTGAAGAACCTCGAGTCCCACCTCTGGGGAGCCGAAACGGTCTCGATGATGTGTGCTGGCCAGTACGGCCGCGGTCAAGGACTCCTCGTGCTGACGAACACTCGGCTACTGTTCGTCTTCCACGGCATCATGGGCCAGACCACCGAGGACTTCCCGCTGGACAAGATCTCGTCGATCCAGTGGTCGGCGGGAGTTGTGATGGGCACGATCACGATTTTCGCTAGCGGCAACAAGGCCGAGATCTCGAATGTCGTCAAGGCTGATGGAAAGGCGATCGTCGATCGCGTTCGAGCAATCATGAGCGGGCACGTTCCGGGTCCGTCGGCAACCACGACGACGCCGGCCCCAACTCCAGCACCCACGCCTGCACCAGCCCCCGCGCCAGCCGCACCGACGCCCCCGCCACCACCCTCGGTACCGGCCGATTGGTACCCTGACGCCAACAACCCTGCGCTCCTGCGTTACTGGGACGGCACGCAGTGGACCGAGCACACCGCGCCTCGGGCTGGGTGA
- a CDS encoding DUF5994 family protein, producing MKPLLGPPRVRFGLDPAAAINGAWYPYTLRLAEELPGMLAAARPQIGEVSGIDVNWSSFRRLPGLDSPDSPEMPPLMTLTCGSNTVMLLVIPPRTASSLAAILLRQASDTAAPGGQCHSLEYRRAERILVRAGSHAAPAVR from the coding sequence ATGAAGCCGCTGCTCGGCCCGCCCCGGGTCCGGTTCGGGCTGGATCCCGCCGCCGCGATCAACGGGGCTTGGTACCCGTACACCTTGCGCCTCGCCGAGGAACTGCCGGGCATGCTCGCGGCCGCTCGCCCTCAGATCGGCGAGGTCAGCGGAATCGACGTGAACTGGAGCAGCTTCCGCCGGCTTCCGGGCCTCGATTCACCGGACTCGCCGGAGATGCCGCCACTGATGACACTCACGTGCGGAAGCAATACCGTGATGCTCCTGGTCATCCCGCCGCGGACGGCGTCGTCGCTGGCGGCCATCCTCTTACGGCAGGCAAGCGACACCGCCGCGCCGGGCGGTCAGTGCCACTCGCTCGAATATCGACGTGCCGAGCGCATCCTGGTCCGTGCGGGTAGCCACGCGGCCCCAGCCGTCCGCTGA
- a CDS encoding DEAD/DEAH box helicase, which yields MTAVLENPTTTSSDAAAVSPGVSFESLGVPAELVKVLASQGKTDAFPIQADTLPDTLDGKDVLGRGKTGSGKTLAFSIPLVAGLAEMQVKRYVGAPTGLILAPTRELATQIAAVVEPLAASVGLTVTTVFGGVKQTRQEQAFRRGVDIVVACPGRLEDLMRQGIVRLDEVEITVIDEADHMADLGFLPVVTKILAATPAGGQRMLFSATLDNGVDKLAKRFLDNPVLHSVDSAESPVAAMTHHVFEVSSSDKQDLVTELASGTGRRILFMRTKHQAKKLAKKLTESGIPAVDLHGNLSQAQRDRNLAAFGQGDIRVLVATDVAARGVHVDGIELVVHVDPPAEHKAYLHRSGRTARAGSAGDVVTVCLHEQRREVAQLLRKAKIKVTPVSVAATSAAVDELVGERAPRVSAAARAAAEAARGGSARGGGSQGGRSQGGRSQGSRRGGRGRGQGGNGGARGENRSAGGSDSRGTRGEGRGRPVRSDSRAGGSRSSEARTGGQGRGAGHSRAADQPRATGRGQGRRVSRPAGSPAGR from the coding sequence ATGACTGCTGTACTCGAAAACCCGACGACCACCTCTTCCGACGCCGCTGCGGTGTCTCCGGGAGTGTCGTTCGAATCGCTCGGTGTTCCAGCCGAACTCGTCAAGGTTCTCGCCTCGCAGGGCAAGACCGACGCCTTTCCGATCCAGGCAGACACCCTGCCGGACACCCTCGACGGCAAGGATGTCCTGGGCCGCGGCAAGACCGGCTCCGGCAAGACCCTCGCCTTCTCCATCCCTCTCGTCGCCGGTCTGGCCGAGATGCAGGTCAAGCGTTACGTGGGAGCACCCACCGGCCTGATCCTGGCGCCGACGCGTGAACTCGCGACCCAGATCGCCGCCGTCGTCGAACCTCTCGCCGCGTCCGTGGGGCTCACCGTCACCACCGTCTTCGGCGGGGTCAAGCAGACCCGCCAGGAGCAGGCGTTCCGCCGCGGTGTCGACATCGTCGTCGCCTGCCCCGGACGCCTCGAGGACCTGATGCGCCAGGGCATCGTCCGTCTGGACGAGGTCGAGATCACCGTGATCGACGAGGCCGACCACATGGCCGACCTCGGCTTCCTGCCGGTCGTGACCAAGATCCTGGCCGCGACTCCCGCAGGCGGCCAGCGGATGCTGTTCTCGGCCACGCTGGACAACGGCGTCGACAAGCTCGCCAAGCGCTTCCTCGACAACCCGGTGTTGCATTCGGTCGATTCGGCGGAGTCGCCGGTCGCCGCGATGACCCACCACGTCTTCGAGGTCTCCTCGTCGGACAAGCAGGATCTCGTCACCGAACTCGCCTCCGGCACCGGTCGCCGCATCCTGTTCATGCGCACCAAGCACCAGGCCAAGAAGCTCGCCAAGAAGCTGACCGAGTCCGGCATCCCCGCCGTCGACCTGCACGGCAACCTCAGCCAGGCGCAGCGTGACCGCAACCTCGCCGCTTTCGGTCAGGGTGACATCCGGGTCCTCGTCGCCACCGACGTCGCCGCCCGCGGCGTACACGTCGACGGCATCGAACTCGTCGTGCACGTCGACCCGCCGGCCGAGCACAAGGCGTACCTGCATCGCTCGGGCCGTACGGCTCGCGCCGGGTCGGCCGGCGACGTGGTCACCGTCTGTCTGCACGAGCAGCGTCGCGAGGTCGCGCAGCTGCTGCGCAAGGCCAAGATCAAGGTGACCCCCGTCTCCGTGGCCGCCACATCGGCTGCCGTCGACGAACTCGTCGGCGAGCGCGCGCCCCGCGTGTCCGCTGCAGCACGCGCCGCGGCAGAGGCCGCTCGTGGCGGCTCCGCTCGGGGTGGCGGCTCACAGGGCGGTCGCTCGCAGGGTGGCCGGTCACAGGGGAGTCGACGCGGTGGCCGTGGCCGAGGCCAGGGCGGTAACGGCGGCGCCCGCGGTGAGAACCGGAGCGCCGGTGGCAGTGACTCACGCGGCACACGCGGCGAGGGCCGCGGCCGCCCGGTCCGGAGTGACTCACGCGCGGGCGGTTCGCGCTCGTCGGAAGCACGGACAGGCGGACAGGGTCGAGGCGCGGGACACTCGCGTGCCGCCGACCAGCCGCGAGCAACCGGCCGCGGGCAGGGACGCCGCGTGAGCCGCCCGGCCGGTTCGCCTGCCGGTCGCTGA